GTAGCATTTTTTACCAATGCGATACCACTTGGATCCTCTAAGAAAGGAGTAAGGTCTTGCGTGATAATGTCGGCACCGGCATTGTACTTACGAGAGCGACGCGCTAAATCCTCGATAAACTCCATCGCTCCTGGAATCCGTTTCATTTTCCATGCTTCTTCAATCTTAAGTCTCTTACGGAATTTACGAAGGCTTGGGCGTTTAATGAAGTATTCCCATCCAAGCGTCGTAATGACAAGCATCATGATATCGAAGATGCGCGAACTTTCGATTGCTTTAATGTTAAAGTTGATCCAGCATACATTATCCAACATATTATCAACTGGTAGATCATCCCCGAAATTCGTTTGACCGTCGATAAGAGCGCCATCCGGAAAATCACGTAAGTATCCTCGAATAACGGTAAGAAGACGTTCGGCGTACTTTTCTTTTAAATCTTCGAATTCGAGAGTTTCCCAATCTACATTAACGGCACAATTTTTGAGTAATCGCTTGTACATATCAGTTAAGGTTCGTTCTGGTTTGCGCTTGCGTACTTCTTCGACCTCGCGTGTAAAACGGTTAAATTCTGGAACGAGCCCTGGTTCATAAAGGGTGGACGGATCTTCCGTGATGCCAGCATCTTGGTAAGTATCGAGAATTGCTTTTTTGAGATGAGTTTCTTCTTCACTAACCATTCCACCGAGTAGGCGGTCAAAGAATTTGAGAAGTTGGCCAATTTTAGGACCAAGAGGAACAACTACAATCGCTTTTTTTCGGCCGACTTCGTCCGTGATTTCAACCTCTTCTTCGGATATTGCAAACGGGTTAATGCAGACATCCCCACCTTCGCGAATTTCCACTTCACGTCCACCAAGGAGTCTGCAAACAGGGCCATTCTCACCATCGGGATCTATCGAGAATATCCGATAACCGAGGCAAATCTGGGAACTGGAGATATACTTATTACTGAACGATTTCCCCGATCCACTTGAACCGACGATCATAGAGGAATAGTTATCGAGATACTTCGCAAAAACGTTAAGAAATTCCATGGTTCCAGAGTGTTGGTTGACACCGAGTGGAACACCACCGCTAAATGGAATTTCCGAACTGTAGAAGGGTGAAGCCGCTACAATTGCAGTACGGTCGAAAAACCTCCGATCGTTCCGGTCATCAATCTTGTTGTTTGCAATAGGCAACGTAGAAATATATCCACTTCTCTGCCTGTTATAGAGCACTCTCAGGAAATGATCGTTACCAAGCAAATCATCCTGCATGTGCATACCGACATTATCGAGTCCCTTTTCGTCCTTAGCGAATACGGTAACAAGACATGTTCCTAGGAATCCATCGTTATAACCATCACTCAACTCATCTAGCAAACGACCTGCAGCATCTACAGACTTTTGAGCCTCCCGAGCTTCGATTTCGTTACCTGATTTGAGCATGTTAATCAAACGCGTTCCTTCATCGGTCGCCGCGTTTTTATATGTACGAATCGCTTGATTGCGTGTCAATTTCGTTATATAAAACATCATATTGACGGGGCCCGAGCGATATAAAACATCAAGGGCACCAGTTGTTAATGTAGTAGTTCCGAATTCTATAATAAATGAACGGTAGGGGTACCCTCCTGCAGGGCCGTCAAGAACATATCCAAGATCACGAGGGTGTACAGGAACTTCGAATCCCGTAGGTGCTACAAAATCAAAGTAAGACAATGCTGGCACTGGCGAACCGCTTTTCAGATCTTGAGATTGCAGTTCACTTGAGTCAACGGGAGATGGTTTCTTCTTGAATATTTTATTAAGCAGATTTTTCATCATCTTTTATCTCCTCCGCTTGCTCTTCCAAATCCTCATCTACAAATCTGTTTGCAGGACGAGAGTAGTCAGACGTTACGATGTTTCCTAGCCGTCCGGGATTGGCTAGAATAGATCTAAATCCTTTAACGGTACCCGACTGTTTATGCGTTGCAAAGTATTGTGATTCAAGTAAGTCCTCAATAGATGCAAGCTTGGCAACTCCGCCCATGCGACCATAGCCGCCAACAATCGTAGATCCAAGTCGGTAATATTCATTGGTGGCTTTGGAATAAATGAGGTCGTCGTCCAGATCTTCGATCAATTTAGGTGGGTATTCTAAAATAATGAAGAAGTAGCGAGCAAAATTATATTCATCTGTGTTCTTCTGCCAGTGCTCCATAAAGGGAAAAAACATGCTTTCGGCGTAGCGCTGGGCGATGGGTTGTAGAGATGGGAAAGCATCATAATATTGTTGCATCTGATCTACGAGTTCAATAGGGCGAGATTGTACATGAATACCGAGCTTTACTTCACGACCTGGACCAAGTGATAACTGGGCAAGCAGCCGCTCATAAGCGCGATCCGTATCCTCTTGTTCAATAATGGAGCGCAGCTGATAGTTGATCGGTTCCGTCTTGACAGCTCCCACGAAAGTTCGAATGTCCCCTCTTTGCTCCAGCTCTATTAGATTATCACCAACGATTTGTTTTACGCCGATTATATTCTTCCAATCGCCTTCTAATTCTCTAGTTTGTATGGATGCTTTCTTGTTTTCTGTTTTCTTCTTCTTTTTACTTAAGGGAATGATAGGTTTATTGGTCATGACGCGAAATATCAAATAACCAATAAGTCCAAGCCCCAAAAACATAAAAATATCACTCATTTAGAATCTCCTCCATAAACCACTTTCTTTTTTCTTATGTCGTATTCTATATATGAGATGACGGTCTAGGAATAATCCGCTTTGAGGATGTTTAACAAACGAGAGCAGAACTGCTGGCACGAAGACCATCGCACACATGAAGAAGACTACGAACGATAATGCAAATGGAAAACTATCGTTATATGAATATTGAACCAATTGGATAAATGTTAGAAGAGCGATTGAGAAATAAGCGGTTTGTCGCCATGAGAAGCTTAGTTCCCATATCTTAATCGGTCGACGTTCTTTTTCTGTGTCAAAGGGCATTGCAGTACGCATTATCAGATGACCCCCTTTTCCTGTGACCCTAAAATTTAAGCCCTACGCTGGGTAGGGCTTAATTCTTGAAGTTATCTTATTGGTTAACAATCCATCCAGCGAGTGAATTCATTTTCGCAAGAACGACAATACCGAGACCGGCGGATAATAGACAAGCAACTGCAATTCCCCTTTTTTGTGCATTACCCATGGAGAAGCCAAGCATAATCGCTCCAACTGCAATCGGAATGAGGATTAGGCCGATACCGATAATACGGAGATTGGTTACCCATCCATCTACTAACTTATTCACGTCTGTACCTGAGGTTCCCGCTTTAAGGTTGTCCATGGTTGGAACAACAGTGGTATCTGCAAATGCAGAAGTAACGGCAAAAACGTTGAATGCTACAAATGCAACAAACAATAAAACTAATACCTTTGAACTAAAACCCTTCTTTTTCATCTGATAGTCCTCCTAGATAATGTGTCTTTCATCCTGATCTGTCTACATTTCATTCACTATCATCCTAGATAACGACAAAATTTGCTGGAAATGTAGGAAAATTAGCCCAATCTGCTTTCTATCATATACCATCTCCCCATAATCTGACAATGCTTATGTGTGTAAAATACACACATAGCAAGTGCAAATTTTACATTTTTATGAAAAAATATATTGAAAACCTAACCCTCCAGACTTATAATAAGGAATACAAACATATGTTTGTAGGGATTAGGGAGGAGAAACTTATGTTAG
This portion of the Paenibacillus sp. V4I7 genome encodes:
- a CDS encoding VirB4 family type IV secretion system protein; translated protein: MMKNLLNKIFKKKPSPVDSSELQSQDLKSGSPVPALSYFDFVAPTGFEVPVHPRDLGYVLDGPAGGYPYRSFIIEFGTTTLTTGALDVLYRSGPVNMMFYITKLTRNQAIRTYKNAATDEGTRLINMLKSGNEIEAREAQKSVDAAGRLLDELSDGYNDGFLGTCLVTVFAKDEKGLDNVGMHMQDDLLGNDHFLRVLYNRQRSGYISTLPIANNKIDDRNDRRFFDRTAIVAASPFYSSEIPFSGGVPLGVNQHSGTMEFLNVFAKYLDNYSSMIVGSSGSGKSFSNKYISSSQICLGYRIFSIDPDGENGPVCRLLGGREVEIREGGDVCINPFAISEEEVEITDEVGRKKAIVVVPLGPKIGQLLKFFDRLLGGMVSEEETHLKKAILDTYQDAGITEDPSTLYEPGLVPEFNRFTREVEEVRKRKPERTLTDMYKRLLKNCAVNVDWETLEFEDLKEKYAERLLTVIRGYLRDFPDGALIDGQTNFGDDLPVDNMLDNVCWINFNIKAIESSRIFDIMMLVITTLGWEYFIKRPSLRKFRKRLKIEEAWKMKRIPGAMEFIEDLARRSRKYNAGADIITQDLTPFLEDPSGIALVKNATTALFLRIGQISNDEKLQLKSIFNLSEGELEVICRRPPEREEDDSRGEGIMRVGGSSAFIKVTVSKEMRRFIDTDPDWLQEQGLLPEVG